CTTGAAATCCCTGAAGAAATCTTAATTAGTCTCAAAGAAACTCCCGAAAACCTATCGAGAGAATTAAAAATATTGGCAGCCGTTAAACTCTTTGAACTTGACAAGTTATCCTCAGGACGTGCCGCACAATTAGCCGGAATGTCACGAGTAGAATTTTTAACTATTTTGGGACGTTATCAAGTTTCTCCCTTTTCTTTAACAACTGAACAATTGGAACAAGATATTGTCAATGCCTGAGCTCCAAGTCATTGTCAACACATCTCCTTTACTACCCTACACCTCACACCTATCACCTTAAAAAGGTCGAAAAAAAAGAGCACTGAAACCCTTGACAAACTTTCTCGTTTGGGCTACAATTGTTCTTAAGGGTCTCTGCGTGTGTGCATCTCTATGTGAGTAAACACTTGTATAGATGTATGGTTAAATTTCCCATTATGAAACTATGGTAACAAAAAACGGGACGGATGTCAAGGGAGACAGGGAAGACAAGGTGGATTTTTACCCTTTTACCCTTTTACCCTTTTACCCTTTTACCCTTTTACCCTTT
The sequence above is drawn from the Gloeocapsa sp. PCC 73106 genome and encodes:
- a CDS encoding UPF0175 family protein; translation: MSTIFLEIPEEILISLKETPENLSRELKILAAVKLFELDKLSSGRAAQLAGMSRVEFLTILGRYQVSPFSLTTEQLEQDIVNA